The following DNA comes from Papaver somniferum cultivar HN1 chromosome 4, ASM357369v1, whole genome shotgun sequence.
agttctgtaactttaacaatcggtttatatgtataaatatgtaatccgatttttaggaagaatagttctgtaactttgagaatcggattacatgtgcatTACAAAAGCCCGATCTGTTAGAGGcaaatttatatgattttgtaaggaCAAAATTGGTTTATGTGGTCATATATAAAATTCGATTGTTTGAattgaattcaaaaaaaaaaaaaatatccgtTAAGCctttatctatataaggacaacctctttgaggcaatcccacatcacacacttagcctagaaaatggaatgggaaccgtttgaagatttgtgtctggttaaatcgtttgctaatacgttccgtgaacgtccgaatgaaatctattcaatgttttggaagagagttaaagagttcttttatgGGCGTACCGCGAATCTCAATAACCGAAAATGGAGAGACATGACTTTTCAATTCAACTACATAAAAGGCGCAATGCGAGAGTATGTaatagttagaaatatggtgtaccactatcatccacgagatcgtcttagggaaaaagtgagtaatgcgatcatttttatacctatgtcaactacactagttcacatactaacatataagaattcattgaatttcagctggagcgtttcaacgggctatggagaattcgtaatgggaaaagaaatttcattcaccacaaagaatacacgacgttgtaccgacgtgctcggaggttcattgacgagcatttgatgtgtcaaattttCCCGTACTGAATCCTACATATGTAgtgcgctaatttcctaaactatgtaatgaatattttgtttctgaaaataaggcataatcggattatatagatatatatataaaaaccgattttagaaatcgGTTTATATGGGTATTGATCAAACCCCGATTCCGGGTTTACATCGTCACTTGGAgaaaactcaacccagaatcaATTTACAAATGAACTAATATAAATCGATTCTGGATcgagtcttttgaaaaaaaattaaaattttagaaGTGTTGATTCATAGTTGATCTCAGGATTAACACTAATTGAACAAGGGCATATTAGGCATTAACGAAAATAGTGGATAAGGGGTTTCCATGAATTACtttttagtgaccctattttgtcatgtagttataggccccaattaagtggcatatgccccaatttagccaggtaaaTTAGCTCACAAAACTAGAACTGAAAgagcttcttttgatttttgGAATACCATCCCTGATCCACTATCTCTTTCCTCACCTCTCTTTCTCTGCTTCTTAAACGAAAAACTCGTCGGCGGATCCTCCTATTCTGCTCAGATTGGCTTCATTAGGAGAAGATCTGGgctgattcctttgttttattGCTTTCCAAATCTGTAATATCCTCTCTACTGTAATTTTTACTCTATTTTCTGACTTTTTAGTTTCCTGTTTTAGTAGTTTAAGTTTACTTTTGTTCTTCCTATGAGGAATGGCCTCTCTGGACATTCTCTAGAGGTTTtctcagtttgttgtttatttgggGCTGAAACGTTCATGATTGGTTTGGATCTTCATCGTCACGACGACTTTTCCGGCATGTGCATgattttgaagaaattcaaaatttgGTCGTATCAGTTAGAGAAAAAGGTTGGGTTGTATTGGGTGACTATTTTATCTTTGCAGTGATGAAAAATCAAAGCTTATCATCTATCTCAGTGTTGTTCTACAAGCAGAAAGAGGCATCAACAACTAGTTTTTGTTTGACATCATTTTCACCTAAGCTTTTCAGTTTGGGATTTTCCTTTGATGGTGCAGATCggtttttagtttattttgttttatcttttgGTGTTCTAATTGTTATAGGTTTGTCTATTGACCTAGTTACAGTTAGGTGTTGTTTACTTTTGGATGTTAGTTTTAGGCTTATGCTATTTTTTATCCTTCCTTACTTAGTTCCTGTAATCCATGATCTTGTGACCTTTTCTTGGGTATCTGGGTTCGTTGTTTCTCATCTGATGGTTGCTATCCTCAAGAGTAGTGTTGATCTATGTCTTTTCTGGTGGGAAATAAAGTTGTGTTGGTTTCTCCGGCACACTTTCTTTGTACCATCCTTTGAAGATGGGATTCAAGATGAAATTTGTGGTATCTCTTCTTTTGGAAGAGATTTCGCTCAGATGGGTTTGGTTATTAAAAAAATTGTTGTTCTTCTGAGCTGTGAATCAAGTCTCATCGATTCAAGTTCTCCCGTAAAGGCGGGTGGTGCTGTTGTTCTACTGTTACGGTTTGATTGTCCGGTGGAGATTCTGGGTACGGGATTCAGGTTACGGAATACTGTTTGGAAGTCACTTAGTTATAAGCCTTGTTTTTGGGTTCTCATTGTAATTTCGGGGTTTCCctgtttatttattaaaaaaaaggacTTTTGGAATACCATCCCATCTTATTTGGATGATATTATAAGGGATGATGAAATTAGTCTGAtgttatgtaattttttttttttttttggtacaatGGTGTTATGTAATTCTACTTAAATAATATATCTGCTTCCTGTTTCGGGGGTGGGGTGGGGGAACCCTATCCAAAATCACTTTTTCACACTATGTACAGACTTTGATTTGTTGGGGTGCCAGGTTTAGTGGGGGTGTACCAAACCAAGACAAAAATTGTTTTGTCTTATATGACAATCTGTTTTGTCTTATCATAattttggtacacccccacttaatttggtacccctattagcaatgtTGTACAAAACTCACTGGCCAAGCTAACTATGCCATGCCAACCAAATTGATCAAATTACCCTAGACAAAAGACTCGGCCAAAAATAACAACATTACTAATAGGGGTACCAATTATCTTATTTGGTTCTTGGTACACCTCCAAGCAATATGGCACCCCATTAACAGCCATgaaaaataaatagtaaaatgtAAAGCCCCGGCCTCGCTATCGGATGAAAAATGACCTTTCCGTTGACAAGAACATGACCAGTCAAGGTCAAGGAGATTCCATAGTCCCACCCCAGTAACAGTTGAACATAATGGACAACGGGGTCCACCATCGTGACTGCCAGTTTCAAAAAGAAGGAAATGGAAAAGGGAGGACATTATTTCCTATATAAACAGGCCAAAGCTGCAATTTTGCAAAAGTTGTGAAGAAAAAACTTCTGCAAAATTTGTCTTTTCAACAAAGCGGAATTGGATAAAATTATATTGAATCAAAGACAAACTTTTGCAGAAATTCATTCACAAAGATGCCTTCAGGAACATTGGATGTAGTTTTGATCAGTGCTAAAGGTCTTGAAAACACTGATTATCTATgtaagttttttcttcttttttcccatCATTTTGATCATTCTGAACCTTTGATTTCCACATTAGATTTTATCATTAGATCTTGATTTGTTTGTGAGATCTGTTTCTTGCTTTAATTATTTTGATCAGATCTAATACTTTATGTTATTGAATTTTGATGGGATCTTTTGAGTATTATTGATTCAATGAATTTAGACTTTTGGTCTTTGGTGGTTGACTTGCATAAAGTTTGAtcacttttccaaaaaaaaaaaaaatcttctcaatTATGCTTGTTGAATACAGAGTTGATGAATTTGTTGTCATGATCAAAGGCAAAATAGAGATAACACTTTGATATTTTTTCCTGAAAGATTCGAATGTGAGGATCCATAGTTACATTTAAAAGTGTTTTTTTTGGCATCAAGTAGACGTGTGCTGGAGCTTGATTTTATTTTAGTACTTGGTTGCCTTGCTTATGAGATTCAATTGTTTATAATTGAGCAGGTAACATGGATCCATATGCTGTCCTAACATTGCGAACTCAGGAAAAGAAAAGCAGTGTTGCTgcaggtaaacttcctagccatcTAGTTTTCCTTTGTGCTCTCTATTTCATTTGATCGTAAGTCACCTAATTGTGGATTCTGTGTGAGAATGTAAAACATCCAAATGAAATTGCACGTCTGTGCTTTGAGGCCGTAATGTGATGGAACTATAGATGTTACAGATTTGGCTATCACGACTCATCTCGTGGAAAACACTCCCTAATAATTTTCAATTCACCACTATGATTACAATGGTGTCGAGATTGGATTTGTTTTTTAACATTTAGAGGCCATGGGTTATAATCctttctcatttttatttgaTGATGCAGGGAAAGGTTCTGACCCAGAATGGAATGAAAGCTTTGTCTTTACTGTCTCAGAAGGCGCATCCGAGCTTGTTATCAAACTATTGGATAGTGATGCTGGTACTGAGGATGATCTTGTTGGAGAAGCAACGTGAGTATTATCTTTGCATGTGCAGTAAATCATCAATGTAAATCTTATACATAAAATTTCTCGACACTAATTCTAAGTAGGATTTCCATCAATTATCTATAACAATCAAAATTCATGAGTCAAGAGATATCTGCAGCTGTTCGCATGGAATTATGAATTCTTTGTAGTATAATTGTCACATATATAATGAAAATGATCATGGTTTCTATGTTGCTTCTGAAAATTTTATATGCCCCTTGCAGCATTCCTCTGGAACCGGTGTTTGAAGGAGGAAGTGTGCCAGAAGCTGTTTACAATGTGGTGAAGGACCAGGAATATTGTGGGGAGATTAAACTCAGCCTTGTATTCAGATCTGAGGAGGTTCTCTCTCTGCATATCTATTTCTTTCTACTAGTATAAGATTGACCTGCCTGTTGTGTATGCTTTTTCCTTTTGGCGAATTATCAAATACTTTTCAAGCGCCTGGTGCATTGTGCTTATATATTGTTTATTTTCTATTTGCCATTGCAGAGCAGGGGAGTTGGTGAAGAGGAAGAGACTTATGGAGGCTGGAATCAGTCTTGATAGAGAAAGAGTCTGCACATATTGTGCATTGTGCATTTTCTTCCTGTCCAAATAGATTTGATCGTTTGATGATACTGTGTGCATTTTCTTCCTGTCCAAATAGATTTGATCGTTTGATGATACTGTGTGCATTTTCTTTGGGTTAAAAACTCTATCTTGTAGTGCTAACTATCCGAGGAAGAACTTGTTTGAAAAGCGCCTATTGATGCTGCTTCTTTACTCCTGAGTTCATTTATAAGAAATGATTTTAGCAACAATTGATAGTCTTTTTGGATCGTTCTTTTTTCTTTGCTGCAATATTACGTTTTTGATGAACCCAAATGATATTATACTTGATCTAATTTTGCCTCCAATGCACACAAATGCGACAATTACAAACTTATGCTTGGCCAAGACAAGTAATAGACGTTAAGTGTGAAGTGTCTGCCTCAAACTACAACAACTCGCAGTTCGCTACCACAACAGTTGCGTCAAGAAATATAAGAAAACATGGTTAAGGATGAAGCTCCAAAATGATACTCAATAGTTCATCTGAAACACCCTTTTGTCATTTGTACATATTTTCTTTTCCTacatttgatttacaaaaaaggaAAGACTATTCTGTTCACTTTACCTGTTTATGGAGTTTTGTCCATTACCAGCAATATGTTTTTGCTGGAACCCATTCTTTGCTCCATAAGTTGACCTATTTGCATTACCTTGAGCTGAAAACCCTGGACTCTTCTGCAACTGAAGCTGGGACGCTGACTTTTCAGGTGGATCAAACCTGAACTGATTGCTAATTTGGCAAGACCCATTTACTCCATTGTCTCTTGTATTTGGGGTTTGACTTGGATGGAAATAATCTTGAATTGTCAAATCACCTTCCATGGGAAAATCCCCTGTAAGCGTTTTGATTGCAAACTCTAAGCATGGATCAGGCCAGGAATCGCCAAATGGCAAGTTCAACGAACATTCTGGTTTCTCTTTGGTCTTCTCCATGTCTCTAGCTGTGCAGGTTGCTTTTTCACACTGTGACTGGACTTCAACACTTCCATTACCTACAAATATGGTTTTGGATCCCCCTGTAAGTGTTTCAAATGCGAATTCTAAGCACGGATCAGGCCAGGAATTTCCAAATAGCGAGTTCATCGAACATTCTGGTTTTCCATTGGTCTTCTCTGTGTCTTTATCTTTACCTATTGCCTTTTCACAATCCAACTTATCTTCTCCACTTTCCTTACCTGCAGATATGGTTTTGGAATCCCCCGTAAGAGTTTTGAATGCAAATTCCAAGCATGGATCACGCCAGATATCTTCAAATGGCAAGCTCATTGAACATTCTGGTTTCTCATTGATCTTCTCCATGTCTCTATTTTGATGGATCGCCTTTCCACACTCCAGCTGAACTTCTCCACTTTCATTAGGTAAGATTTGGGGATCCCCTGTAAGAGTTTTGAATGCAAACTCCAAGCATGGATCTGGCCAGGAATCTCCAAATGGCAAGTTCATCGAACATTCTGGTTTCTCAATAGTCTTCTCCATGCCTCTATCTTTATGGATCTCTTGTTTACACTCCAACAGAGTTTCTCCATTTTCCTTGCCGCCACTTAGGATTTTGGTTTCTCCTATAAGAGTTTTGACTGCAAATTCCAAGCATGGATCACGCCAGATATCTCCAAATGGCAAGTCCATCAAACAAGCTGGTTTCTCACTGATCTTCTCCGTGACTCTATCTGTATGGATTGCTTTTTCACACTCCAATTGCACTTCTCCACTGTACACACCTTCAGTTATGGTTTTGGGCTCCAAAGCAAAACCAATTCCGTTTACCAGCTCATGAGTATTTTCCGTATTTCCATCTATATGATTTGTTCTTTTACAGTCTAACTGAACTTTTCCACTTTTTTTACCACTAGTTAAGGATTTGGGTTCCGAAGCAGAACCAATTCGGTCTACCAGCCCATCGATCATCTCCGCACCTCCAACTTTACGGCTTGTGTTTTCACGCTCTAATCGAACTTCACCACTTCCCTTACCTCTAGTTACAAATTTGGGTTCCAAAGAACCAATTTGGTCTTCCAGCAAATTGGTCTTCTCAGTGTCTCCATCTTTATGTCTTGCCTTTTCACACTGCAATCCTCCACTTTCCATACCTCTGGTTAAGATTTTAGGCTCTACCAGCTCGTGAGTCTTCTTTGTGTCTCCATCTTTCTGGTTCGCTTTTTCACACTCCATCTGAACTCCTCTACTTTCCCTACCTCTGATTGCGGTTTTCGGCTCCAAAGCAGAACCAATTTGGTCTACAGGCTCTAGTACCTGATGATTGGAATTAGTTGCTTTACCTCTAGTTACTTCACGTAAAGATGCCACCACACTCTTTCGACTGCCAATTTCCAAGTCAAGCATGGGTTCAACTTCAACTCCAGACAGTCGTTTAGAAGCCTGGAGAGGGGAACCGGATTCTTCTTTAGTTTTGctagttttaacatgatttcttttgttttgtctttttccGACCCTGCATTTAATTTCCTTCAGTTGCTTCTTCGGAGAGTTCTCTTGAGCAAGTGAAGCTGTACCAAGGGTTTTTCCACAACGTAGCAGTCGGCCTTTATTTAAATCATTGGAGTCTGGAGAGATCTTTGGTGCAGGTAAAGCTGTACCATGGGTTTTTCCAGAACGTAGCAGGCGGCCTTTCTTTGAATCATAGGAGTCTGGAGGAATCTCTGGTGCAGGTATAGCTGTACCAGGGGTTTGTCCAGAACATAGCAGTTGTCCTTTCTTTGAATCATCGGAATCAGGAGAGATCTCCGGTGCAGGTAAAGCTTTGCCAAGGGTTTTTCCAGAACATAGCAGTCCGCCTTTCTCTGAATCATCAGAGTCTGGAGAGATCTCTGGTGCAGGTAAAGCTGTACCAAGGGTTTGTCCAGAACATAGCAGTTTCCCTTTCTTTGAATCGTCGGAGTCTGGAGAGATCTCTGATGCAGGTAAAGTTGCCACAAAGGTCTTTCCAGAACGTAGCATTCGGCCTTTCTTTGAATCATCAAGTGAAGCTGTAACATGGGTTTTTCCTGAACGTAGCATTTGGCCTTTCTTTGAATCATTGGAGTCCGCAGAGATCCCTGGTGCAGGTAATACTGTATCAAGGGTTTTTCCAGAACGTAGCACTCGGCCTTTCTTCGAATTATCGGGACTAACAGTTTCTGAACCTACAAAACAGGAAACTTTAATCCAACGCAAATGACCTCAAATAAGGTAGTCTAAATTGTGATGCTAAAAAAACCCTTTCGATTAGACTTTTCATATACCACATACGAGAAATGGGAATCCAAATGGCAAAACCACTTGCCGCACTCAACATCTATTTGACTGGTTATAAAACTGGTAACATAGTTCAAGGAAGCAACAAAACGATTACTGATGTAGGATTGACCTCTACGCTAATTATCTTGTATTGCTTCAAGTTATTCTAGGAGAAGTTTTACAGAATACAGCCAAATGCTCAAACAACTCAAACTAGAATGAGGGGCGTACTGTATATCTTTACAGCCAAATGCTCAAACAACCCAACTAGAAAGAGGAGTGTACTGTACACATCATCCTCATGGTAATAATGgttataaaaagaagaaaaagagagcaCATATTTTTTCCCCTTCAAAAAGGTTACGTACCTTGAACTGAGGCATGATTCGAGATTGGTTCTTCCTTAATTGCAGGTGGGTCTTGCATCTGGTTGCTGTCCACTGTCATTTCATTCGAGATTGGCTCTTCCTTAATCGCAGGTGGGTCTTGCATCTGGTTACTGTCCACTGTCATCCCATTTGTACTCTGGCCTGTGAAAAGGCATCTTGTCACTGTACTGTCTTCTACTTTCCGCCGTTTGGCTGTATTTGATGGctaagaaagaaaagagagaaggATATAGTTAAAGGCAAAAAAAGATAAAGACATACTATTCAAAACAATAAAATGAAACAGTTTTACTGCAAAGGTCCCGCAGACACAGCGTACTTACAGAGTCGTCCTCATCTGTTAGCTGCACGGTGTCGGAGACTccattatttggttttgatgcatGTATTCCAATCTCCCCTGTAGCTAGATAGCGAAAAACATCCTTTCTTGAGTGGAAAATGTATCCGGTTACAGGATCTATGTAATACTGTGGCAATTAGATACCAGTTACAACATGTTTTGCCGATGAAATTAATTTACACATTTGGTTGTATATGAGCATATCAACAATAAAAGTGCCATATTAAATAAGTTTAATTTTCCATGCTTCCTGACCAGAAAAGACACTAGATTATGGCAACTTAAAGTTCTTGTTGTTACAGATTCCATGATTTCATTAAGTGGAGAGGAAAATATTTTCACTCATCAAGGGGGTACTGGTATCTTCACTACATCATAAATTTATCACGAAATGGTAAGTACGCTTAATGTTAAACTGCAAAGCGGGTGTCTGCAGCTAGTATGAATGAAGGAACGAAACATAACCGATAAAATTCATAGAAACTGCTGAATATCATACAATCTGACAGACACAGAAGGATGCTATTAATGAAGAAAGTAACATTCAAAGTTTTCCATACCGAGTCTTTTCTGGATTTGTCCGACTTTCTGACTTTCACTCCTGAGACCCATCCGGCTGGTAACGCGTCCCCTGTATCTTTGCATGGAGTTGTAGCCTAGAGGATAGATGAAAAATTAGAATGTCTGCATATAATTAGGTATATATAACAGCAAAATAATCAAATGCAAAAATGTGAAAAGGTAACATATAAATATACGAACTTGGCTTGTGTAACAGGAAAATAATCAAATGCCAAAAATGTGAAAAGGTAACATATAAATATACGAACTTGGCTTGTGGACACATCAGAGCCTCTTTCACTTGATCTTGAGCTGTTGCTGGGATCTTCAATGTTGAGAAACTCAAACACTTTTTTCCTGGCGTTGAACTTCTGCCCGGATGGAGCAATGTACCGCTGCATTAACAacaaattatattttttatccaTGAAGAGTTGACTACTTTATGACGACAACAAGAGAGCATCGATCAAGTCTCTGGCAACCCTTGTGATGCTTGACTATACCATAAgataaaaaacaaaaagagaaaatgAAGGGAAACCCCAAAGTAGAACCAGGTAATGGAGGATTACCGTAAATTACACACATGGACGATGAAAATTAGTCTAAGGAATTTGGTTATCTATGAGGTAAAGCGGGTAGAGGCAAATTTTGCATACAAAGATTCTGCGAAGCACTGATGAAAAATAGACCCAAAGGTGGTACAATGAAAGGTAATCAAAGCATGACCAAAAGTGGTAAATCGATTAACAGATAAAGGTAAGTTGATATGCAGAGAACATGTACGTACCTTATATGTATCACCATTTTGTTTCGGTCTGATTTCCACTATCCAACCTTTTGGCAAGTAATCAGGTGATTCCTCTGTTTTCCTCGCAAGCTAGTAAAGTCAAACAACACCGACACACCGTACTTTAGAGAAATTTCAGAATGACTAGAACTAAGAACAAAGAAACTGGCAGATCAAATCCATTGGCATCTTTTCAGTTAACTGAGCAAAGTTAAAAATCACAAGAAGCTAACTGCAAAGAAGTATCAAATAAATATACGAACTTTGCTTGCAGCGCCTCTTTTACTTGAACTTGATCTTTTGCTGAGATCTTCATTGTTAAGATACTCAAACACTTTTTTCTTGGACTGGAACTTCAACCCGGAGGATGGAGCAATGTAAACCTGTATCAACATCCAACAATATAAGAATTTTATCCCGAACAGTTGACAGCTTTATCACCAAAACAAGAAAAGGCAATGAGTTAGCATTTGGTCTTCCTCTTGTGGCGCTTGACTACACCATAGAAGAGAAACAAAAAGGGAAGGAAAGGAACAAAGGAAAACCCCAAAGGAGAACCAAGTACTGAAGGATTACCCTAAGTTACTCAAAGGAATCTAGAAATCTACACAGTGATGTCGCGGAGCTAAATCACGCATACAAAGATTATTTGAAGCACTGACGAAAAATAAACCCAAAGGTGGCACAAACTGAGGTGATTAAAACATGGCTAGAAGTGGTAAACAGAAAGGTGATCAATAGATAAAAGTAAGTAGATATGTGACAGAATTGTTGGTACCTTATATGTAGTACCATTTTGTTTCGGTCTGGTTTCCATAATCCAACCCTTCGGTAAGAAGTCTGGTGCGTCCCCCATTTTCCCTACAAGTTGGTAAAATGAAATACCGCTGTATCTTAGAGAAAATTAATGGtgaatgaaataaaagagtaCAGCGATTGGCAGATCAAACCCAATGGCAAACTCCTTTCATTGAGTAATTAATAATCTAGGCATGCTTTTTCTAAGTTGGCTTCTCTCATATTAGTATAATACTTCAAACGACACAAACTGATAGCTTTTGTCTCCAACTATTGTAACTTATTATTTGATCGATGGCTTCTATCTACAACTGTGATTGTATCATTTTTCCTCAAACTTCGTACATTCTAACTTCCTTACTATGATGCAAATTAAATCATCAAAAAGTGTTGCAGACTAAATGAGTATTAAGCTAACATATTGTGATCATTTATAACCAACAACACATCCGCATCTGTCGTGAATCAATAATCGATGTATTATGTTTAGCAAAAGTAGTCTTTGAATAATATGAATTTATTGAACTACATTAACCCACTTGAAGAAGATCTAGCTGAGTAAGAACCTTGGCCACCAACCTAAAAAGGACATTCATGGACATTTGCCCTACCACCCTGGTCAAGCAACCAGGCACTCTGATTGAAAAACAAACATCTCACACAGATGGAGGTGAATCATAAACACCACATCAGCATCGTAAAAACACAAGTAGATAAAGAAATACTGAGCACAGAATTTGTTATACACAATATCCTTGCTTAGATAATGATAACTGCAGGCACCTTAAATAAGGAATGTTTATTATGGCAGTtcatttgacatccatttgatccaTAGGGGCATACAGTTTCACTATCGTTGAAGCTAGATAAGAAAACCAATGAATTCTAACCACTCCTACATTGCAATTTTATGCCCTCAACAGAAACTTCTCAACTCTCGAAAAATTAACGTACCTGTCTCCACGAGCCACCTTATTAAGAAGGCCAGCCAGATAAATCCTCTTTGTTCTTGATCACAACAACTCTGGAATCAGCAAACAGCACAATGAAAAAAGTATCAAAGGATCATCCTCAAAGAAAAAAGGACCTAATTCTTCGTCTAATCAACTGATTGAAGGTAAACATATGTCGCAACACGTTGAAAAAGCAATAGCTAGATTTCTTTTGTATGCAAATATATTATTAACTTATTATGAACATGTATGATGCAAGAACGAACACTTTTCCTAATAAACCTTATCTATGTATTTAGCCGATCATCTACATCAGCATGCAGTTAAGGAGCTATCAGATATAGGAAGTATATAAGCCAATTTTGAAGTGTCTTTATACAATCAGTTCCGAGAAAAACGGCAGTGATTAAAagagaaaaggaaaacaaaatgaCTGCATGAGTTCCGTTACTTTCCGTTACTACAGCCAAAAGTACGAAACTCATACTGAACATAATATTCCCACTTATGGATACTGGTTTAGTTTCGACGGGATAATAAGCTCACAGTCAACAAGAAAACTTCAAACAAAGTTTCCTATCAAAACAAGAAATTTGAGAACCATAAAAATAAGCCGCCTTACAGTGGGCAGTAATACTATGCGGGGAAAAAAACATGCACAAAAACATCCATGTGTTCATGTATACCGGTAATAGCAGAAACGACCAACTTTTCCAAGTGGCAGGCCTGATTCGGAACTTTAATAAGTCGTTATCTGTCAGAGATAATAATCTCCCAAATGGGATGAAATCTTTAGTAATTATAAATAAGCAATTTTCTTCTCTCAGCGCAACCGAACTTTCCTAAAGTAAAGAACGAACAAAAATCCAATCTACGTGATCAAATCCATATAATGCCATCATACCACAATGTTAACAGGGTTAGTTTGTTAACCGGCATATTTCACAAGAAGCATCAAGGATCCACAATTTCCGCTTATATCAATCCTAACGTACATGCACATCTGTTCGGCGGTCAACACAAACTAGGAGGAACGACGTAAGATTGTCATGTGTTTCCTATACTAAATCCTCCCACATCCGCGGAACAAAACTTTTATCCTAAAAGACTAGTGAAGTATTTACCAGAGCTATTCCATCCTAAAACAAAGAACAAATCTCCCCTCTCAATAtcatcaaacaacaacaacatcaatcaaTATGTCCATTTATATATATCCAAGGATCCATCATTACAAACACCCAATTTTGACATGCAACAGTTGAATTTCACTCAATTAACATGCATGTCTCATAACTAACCCTAAATCATGACAATCACTAACAACATGCATCCCTCAATTGATTCATCAACAGAAAACTCTCAATTAAATAAACACTTGAACACAAGACTAAtcaaaaaccatgatttgaacaGATCAAACAAGTAATTTAAACAAATCTAGCTCAAATATTCCTCTTCATAAACATAAAATCAGTAACCCAGTACTACTAATAATAGAAATGAATCAAATGATAAATTCTTGTCTCTAATCATCAAATACAAACAAGAAACAATCACAGTCTTTATCAATCCAAAACTCAAAAAGAATTGAACTAAAAATGAACAACAATCACTATCAATCAACCCTaaaattctccaaaaaaaaatctgaaaaaagaagCTGAGAATTTACCTAATCTTTGTAAGATACTTTGGAGAAGATGAGAATGATTTGAAGGAGATCACTATCTGATGTTTTCTTTGTAGAGTGATTTGCAGTGAAGCTAATTTTGGTAAAGATCTGAGTTTTTCTGTTATGTGATTGAGATATGAATAATTGCTTTGTGTATAGTATATTTTTCAACCCAAAAAAACTACTACTAGTTTCTCTCTCT
Coding sequences within:
- the LOC113274889 gene encoding methyl-CpG-binding domain-containing protein 13-like isoform X1, translating into MGDAPDFLPKGWIMETRPKQNGTTYKVYIAPSSGLKFQSKKKVFEYLNNEDLSKRSSSSKRGAASKLARKTEESPDYLPKGWIVEIRPKQNGDTYKRYIAPSGQKFNARKKVFEFLNIEDPSNSSRSSERGSDVSTSQATTPCKDTGDALPAGWVSGVKVRKSDKSRKDSYYIDPVTGYIFHSRKDVFRYLATGEIGIHASKPNNGVSDTVQLTDEDDSPSNTAKRRKVEDSTVTRCLFTGQSTNGMTVDSNQMQDPPAIKEEPISNEMTVDSNQMQDPPAIKEEPISNHASVQGSETVSPDNSKKGRVLRSGKTLDTVLPAPGISADSNDSKKGQMLRSGKTHVTASLDDSKKGRMLRSGKTFVATLPASEISPDSDDSKKGKLLCSGQTLGTALPAPEISPDSDDSEKGGLLCSGKTLGKALPAPEISPDSDDSKKGQLLCSGQTPGTAIPAPEIPPDSYDSKKGRLLRSGKTHGTALPAPKISPDSNDLNKGRLLRCGKTLGTASLAQENSPKKQLKEIKCRVGKRQNKRNHVKTSKTKEESGSPLQASKRLSGVEVEPMLDLEIGSRKSVVASLREVTRGKATNSNHQVLEPVDQIGSALEPKTAIRGRESRGVQMECEKANQKDGDTKKTHELVEPKILTRGMESGGLQCEKARHKDGDTEKTNLLEDQIGSLEPKFVTRGKGSGEVRLERENTSRKVGGAEMIDGLVDRIGSASEPKSLTSGKKSGKVQLDCKRTNHIDGNTENTHELVNGIGFALEPKTITEGVYSGEVQLECEKAIHTDRVTEKISEKPACLMDLPFGDIWRDPCLEFAVKTLIGETKILSGGKENGETLLECKQEIHKDRGMEKTIEKPECSMNLPFGDSWPDPCLEFAFKTLTGDPQILPNESGEVQLECGKAIHQNRDMEKINEKPECSMSLPFEDIWRDPCLEFAFKTLTGDSKTISAGKESGEDKLDCEKAIGKDKDTEKTNGKPECSMNSLFGNSWPDPCLEFAFETLTGGSKTIFVGNGSVEVQSQCEKATCTARDMEKTKEKPECSLNLPFGDSWPDPCLEFAIKTLTGDFPMEGDLTIQDYFHPSQTPNTRDNGVNGSCQISNQFRFDPPEKSASQLQLQKSPGFSAQGNANRSTYGAKNGFQQKHIAGNGQNSINR